In Herpetosiphonaceae bacterium, a single window of DNA contains:
- a CDS encoding tyrosine-type recombinase/integrase → MTEVIVELPQPPTRPPLPPRTLADVLAEVILRGRSEQTRRAYRSDLQDFLIYLGQNVTLPADPAALQTSPDLVLEIQAALSRIQQVTEADISAYIRHLSAGLKPATISRRLTPLRLLYNRRLRYHLIALNPMEEIKKPKVSPHSTTIYLSRQEARRLEDVCQGPTLRDLRDHALIVLMLSTGLRSSEVLGMTVDDLAEIDGHRVVWITGKGNQRNRVKLKPRTWQVLHRYLEALRAEQVTSGAVFRRLRHKGRDPEDPHAPRRYAVHGPLIYDGLKYILQTRFTEARLHLKLDPEAEGSSAPPATPNTAQQARRTKVTPHSLRHTFVTLALKGGASLSKVQAAARHADPKTTMRYAHDQDALDDNAVDYVNW, encoded by the coding sequence GTGACTGAGGTCATTGTCGAGCTGCCGCAGCCGCCCACGCGACCACCGTTGCCGCCGCGCACGCTCGCCGACGTGCTCGCCGAGGTCATCCTGCGAGGCCGCTCGGAGCAAACCCGCCGCGCCTATCGCAGCGACCTCCAAGATTTCTTGATCTATCTTGGTCAGAACGTCACGCTGCCCGCCGATCCTGCCGCGCTCCAGACCTCGCCGGACCTGGTGCTGGAGATCCAGGCCGCCCTCAGCCGGATTCAGCAGGTCACCGAGGCCGACATCAGCGCCTATATCCGCCACCTCTCTGCTGGCTTGAAGCCCGCCACGATCAGTCGCCGCCTCACCCCGCTGCGCCTGCTCTACAACCGGCGGCTGCGCTACCACCTGATCGCCCTCAATCCGATGGAAGAGATCAAGAAGCCGAAAGTCAGCCCGCACAGTACCACGATCTATTTGAGCCGCCAGGAGGCGCGGCGGCTCGAAGACGTGTGTCAGGGGCCGACGCTGCGCGACCTGCGGGACCATGCGCTGATCGTGCTGATGCTCTCGACCGGCCTGCGCTCCAGCGAAGTGCTGGGCATGACGGTCGACGATCTGGCCGAGATCGATGGGCATCGCGTGGTCTGGATCACCGGCAAAGGCAACCAGCGCAACCGGGTCAAGCTCAAGCCGCGGACGTGGCAGGTCCTCCACCGCTACCTGGAGGCGCTCCGGGCGGAGCAGGTGACGAGCGGCGCGGTCTTCCGCCGCCTGCGGCACAAGGGCCGTGATCCCGAAGATCCACACGCCCCTCGTCGCTACGCCGTCCACGGGCCGCTGATCTATGACGGCCTCAAATACATTCTGCAAACGCGCTTCACCGAGGCCAGGCTGCACCTCAAGCTCGATCCAGAGGCCGAAGGCAGCAGTGCGCCACCCGCCACACCGAATACGGCCCAGCAGGCACGGCGGACCAAGGTCACACCGCATAGCCTGCGCCACACGTTCGTCACCCTGGCGCTGAAAGGCGGCGCGTCGCTCAGCAAGGTCCAGGCGGCGGCGCGCCATGCTGATCCGAAAACCACGATGCGCTACGCCCACGATCAGGATGCCCTGGATGATAATGCCGTGGATTACGTCAACTGGTGA
- a CDS encoding response regulator, which yields MVAQVQPDVVLMEVQMPLLDGIATTKRLRLAYPNVPIVRLTGGDDCAVLDGEYAAARGDELASGCCAAAASS from the coding sequence GTGGTCGCCCAGGTTCAGCCGGATGTCGTGCTGATGGAGGTGCAGATGCCGCTGCTCGACGGGATCGCCACGACCAAACGGCTGCGGCTCGCCTATCCGAACGTGCCGATTGTCCGGTTGACGGGCGGCGACGATTGCGCCGTGCTGGACGGCGAGTACGCAGCAGCGCGTGGCGATGAGCTAGCGAGCGGTTGCTGTGCGGCTGCGGCGTCGAGCTGA
- a CDS encoding IS4/IS5 family transposase — protein sequence MASLAQLPQILQTLLTTATDAAGEASCLGKRPDRAKLTGRTWTQTLVWGWLAHPDATLEQLSQTASRLGVEVTPQSLDQRCDARAADCLRVLAAAVTEVVTADPVALPLLQRFPAVVVQDTTTITLPDALVAVWPSCGGRTPTMPHAALTCGVQLDRCTGALHGPFLASGRTHDQALPWPSAALPPGSLRLADLGFFDLHDLAALDAAGVYWRSKLRVGTVLTTAEGQRWEVLRADATEPNGLFTSPLVVPLSSPLGS from the coding sequence ATGGCTAGTCTAGCACAGCTCCCGCAGATCTTACAGACCCTCTTGACCACCGCCACCGACGCCGCAGGCGAGGCCAGCTGCCTGGGCAAACGCCCCGATCGGGCCAAACTCACGGGCCGCACCTGGACCCAAACCCTGGTCTGGGGCTGGCTGGCCCATCCCGACGCGACCCTCGAACAGTTGAGCCAGACCGCCAGCCGCCTCGGGGTCGAGGTCACGCCCCAATCCCTTGATCAGCGCTGCGACGCCCGTGCCGCTGATTGTCTGCGGGTGCTCGCCGCTGCTGTGACCGAGGTCGTCACCGCCGACCCCGTCGCGCTCCCGCTGCTCCAGCGCTTCCCGGCGGTGGTGGTGCAAGACACCACCACGATCACGCTCCCCGATGCCCTGGTCGCCGTGTGGCCCAGTTGTGGTGGTCGCACCCCCACCATGCCCCACGCCGCCCTCACGTGTGGCGTGCAACTCGATCGCTGCACCGGCGCGCTCCATGGACCATTCCTCGCCAGTGGCCGCACCCATGATCAGGCGCTGCCCTGGCCCAGCGCCGCGCTACCCCCTGGCAGCCTGCGCCTCGCCGATCTCGGCTTCTTCGATCTGCACGACCTGGCAGCGCTCGATGCCGCTGGCGTCTATTGGCGCTCGAAACTGCGCGTCGGCACCGTGCTTACCACGGCGGAGGGTCAGCGCTGGGAGGTGCTGCGAGCGGATGCGACCGAGCCGAACGGTTTATTTACCTCGCCTCTGGTGGTGCCGTTGTCCTCACCGTTGGGCTCGTGA
- the fxsT gene encoding FxSxx-COOH system tetratricopeptide repeat protein, whose amino-acid sequence MPDHDEHLSSLGAWIRQRRKALGLTQAALAERVGCSVVTIRKWEREVARPARATAARLAGCLDIPPADRPLFLHVARGERSADRLAGIRAPSDPDSRASIPAPSAPLPLDTIPTPAPLPPNSRMPLRRNPLFVGRDTDLRQVAQVLHAGTPAAIGQVAIVAATGLGGIGKTQLACEFVHRYGQFFAGGVFWLSFADPAAVPAEVAACGGAEGMRLSQDFERLPLEDQVRLVLSAWKEAIPRLLIFDNCAAEALLEQWLPTHGGCRVLLTSRRHHWNPALGVQVVPLDVLPRRESIALLGKFRPDLSPDDADLAAIAETLGDLPLALHLAGSFLAHYRYVLSPAQYRARLHTPTLLDDRSLHAAGLSPTQHVQHVARTFAQSYERLDPTDPTDALARTLLAHAACCAPGEPLPRAFLRQTLDVAAADPECGLLAEDALTHLIDLGLIDTDAAGNLRLHRLVVAFVQVVLGDAAAQAVVEATMLRVVEDLNEGRNPQPLLAVQPHLRFLTEVALARADARTAALCHALGVHLWLLGVYEEAQHYHEQALAIRQRALRADHPDIAGSLRSLGNVLYDQGQYAEAQRYHEQALAIRQRVLGDDHPDTAQSLNNLGNALDKQGQYAAAQGYHEQALAIWQRVLGPEHPLTATSLNNLGNVLRHQGAYAAAQDYLEAALTIRQRALGADHPDTALSLNNLGTVFSDQGQYADAQHAFEQTLAILQRVLGREHPATATILHNLGEVLQAQGQYAEAQRYLEQALAIREHVLGRDHPDTARSLRAVGTLLHAQGQVAQAHHSLDQALTIFTQRLGPQHPDTDQTCQRLAALDGDPPSAERGW is encoded by the coding sequence ATGCCAGACCATGATGAACACCTCTCGTCGCTGGGCGCGTGGATTCGGCAGCGGCGGAAAGCCCTCGGTCTGACCCAGGCGGCCTTAGCCGAGCGCGTCGGCTGTTCGGTCGTGACGATTCGCAAATGGGAGCGGGAGGTCGCGCGTCCAGCACGGGCGACCGCTGCGCGGTTGGCAGGTTGCTTAGACATTCCCCCCGCCGATCGCCCCCTGTTTCTGCACGTGGCGCGGGGCGAGCGGAGCGCGGATCGCTTAGCGGGGATTCGCGCGCCCAGCGATCCCGATTCACGGGCGTCGATCCCGGCGCCGAGCGCACCGCTGCCGCTGGACACGATCCCCACGCCTGCGCCGCTGCCGCCGAACTCGCGGATGCCGCTGCGCCGTAATCCGTTGTTCGTGGGGCGGGACACCGACCTCCGCCAGGTGGCCCAGGTGCTTCATGCCGGGACACCAGCGGCGATTGGGCAGGTGGCGATCGTAGCGGCGACCGGCCTGGGCGGGATTGGTAAGACCCAGCTGGCGTGTGAGTTCGTCCACCGCTATGGGCAGTTCTTTGCGGGTGGGGTGTTCTGGCTCAGCTTCGCCGATCCCGCGGCGGTCCCCGCGGAGGTGGCGGCATGCGGTGGTGCTGAGGGCATGCGGTTGTCCCAGGATTTCGAGCGCCTGCCGCTGGAGGATCAGGTGCGCTTGGTGCTGAGCGCCTGGAAGGAGGCAATCCCGCGCTTGCTGATCTTCGATAACTGTGCGGCGGAGGCCCTGCTGGAGCAGTGGCTGCCCACGCATGGCGGCTGCCGGGTGCTGCTGACGAGCCGCCGTCACCACTGGAACCCTGCGCTTGGGGTGCAGGTGGTGCCGCTGGATGTGCTGCCCCGCCGGGAAAGTATCGCGCTGCTCGGCAAGTTCCGCCCCGACCTGTCCCCCGATGACGCCGATCTTGCCGCGATTGCCGAAACGCTGGGCGATCTGCCGCTGGCGCTGCATCTGGCCGGCAGCTTCCTGGCGCACTACCGCTATGTCCTCAGTCCCGCGCAGTATCGGGCGCGGCTCCACACCCCGACGCTCCTGGATGACCGCTCCCTCCACGCAGCGGGACTCTCGCCGACCCAGCATGTCCAGCATGTGGCGCGTACCTTTGCGCAGAGCTACGAGCGGCTTGATCCCACCGATCCGACCGATGCGCTGGCGCGCACGCTGCTGGCCCATGCCGCCTGCTGTGCGCCGGGCGAGCCGCTGCCGCGCGCCTTCCTGCGGCAAACGCTGGATGTAGCAGCGGCGGACCCCGAGTGCGGGCTGCTGGCCGAGGACGCGCTGACGCACCTGATCGACCTGGGACTCATCGACACCGATGCCGCAGGAAATCTGCGCCTCCATCGGCTGGTGGTGGCCTTTGTGCAGGTCGTGCTCGGCGATGCAGCGGCCCAGGCAGTGGTGGAAGCAACGATGCTGCGCGTGGTCGAGGATCTGAATGAGGGACGCAATCCCCAGCCCTTACTCGCCGTCCAGCCCCATCTCCGCTTCCTCACCGAGGTGGCCCTGGCACGGGCGGATGCCCGCACGGCCGCCTTATGCCATGCGCTGGGCGTTCATTTATGGCTCCTCGGTGTCTATGAGGAAGCCCAGCATTACCATGAACAGGCGTTAGCAATCCGGCAGCGGGCGCTCAGAGCGGACCATCCTGACATCGCCGGTAGCCTCCGGAGTCTGGGCAACGTACTCTATGACCAAGGGCAGTATGCTGAAGCCCAGCGCTACCATGAGCAGGCGTTAGCGATCCGGCAGCGGGTGCTGGGTGACGACCATCCTGACACTGCCCAAAGCCTCAATAATCTGGGCAACGCGCTCGACAAACAAGGGCAGTATGCAGCGGCGCAAGGCTACCACGAGCAGGCGTTGGCGATCTGGCAACGGGTGTTGGGGCCGGAGCATCCGCTCACTGCCACGAGCCTCAACAACCTGGGTAACGTACTCCGGCACCAAGGAGCATATGCGGCGGCACAGGACTACCTGGAAGCGGCATTGACGATCCGGCAGCGGGCGCTTGGAGCGGACCATCCTGACACCGCACTCAGCCTCAATAATCTGGGTACTGTGTTCAGTGACCAAGGGCAGTACGCGGACGCGCAACACGCCTTTGAGCAGACGTTGGCGATCCTGCAGCGCGTTCTGGGGCGGGAGCATCCCGCCACTGCCACCATCCTCCATAATCTGGGCGAGGTCCTCCAGGCGCAAGGGCAATACGCTGAGGCCCAGCGATACCTGGAGCAGGCGTTGGCGATCCGAGAGCATGTGCTGGGGCGAGACCATCCCGACACGGCACGGAGTCTGCGTGCCGTGGGGACGCTGCTGCACGCGCAAGGACAGGTAGCGCAGGCACATCACTCTCTTGATCAAGCGTTGACCATCTTTACCCAGCGGCTTGGCCCGCAACACCCCGACACCGACCAGACTTGTCAGCGGCTCGCGGCCCTGGATGGCGATCCGCCCTCCGCCGAGCGGGGATGGTAA